One Pseudomonas ekonensis DNA window includes the following coding sequences:
- a CDS encoding MFS transporter: MPLALLALAAAAFGIGTTEFVIMGLLPDVARDLAVSIPHAGLLITGYALGVVFGAPVLAVGTANMPRKATLLGMTLMFILGNVLCALAPNYATLMAARVVTALCHGAFFGIGSVVAAGLVAPNKRAQAIALMFTGLTLANVLGVPLGTALGQFAGWRSTFWAVAAIGVVAALAQWLWLPRHIPMERADLASEFKVLGKANVLLALGMSVLASTSLFSVYTYIAPILQDVTGISPHGVTVMLLLFGVGLTGGSMLGGRLADSRLLPSLVGVALAVVVILAAFSQTSRSAVPAAITLVLWGVFAFALCPILQLLIIDQAHEAPNLGSTLNQSAFNLGNASGAWIGGLVVASGADLADLPWTGALVGVLTVLTALFFIYLQRRRIAAVNACG; this comes from the coding sequence ATGCCACTCGCCTTGCTTGCACTGGCCGCTGCCGCCTTCGGCATCGGCACCACCGAATTCGTCATCATGGGCCTGCTGCCCGATGTGGCCCGCGACCTCGCCGTGAGCATTCCCCACGCCGGCCTGCTGATCACCGGCTACGCGCTGGGTGTGGTGTTCGGCGCGCCGGTGCTGGCGGTCGGCACCGCCAACATGCCGCGCAAGGCGACGCTGCTGGGCATGACCCTGATGTTCATCCTCGGCAACGTGCTCTGCGCGCTGGCCCCGAACTACGCGACCCTGATGGCCGCCCGGGTGGTCACCGCGCTGTGCCACGGGGCGTTCTTCGGCATCGGGTCGGTGGTCGCCGCCGGCCTGGTGGCGCCGAACAAGCGCGCCCAGGCCATCGCGCTGATGTTCACCGGCCTGACCCTGGCCAACGTGCTCGGCGTACCGTTGGGCACCGCGCTCGGCCAGTTCGCCGGCTGGCGCTCGACCTTCTGGGCCGTGGCCGCCATCGGCGTGGTCGCCGCCCTCGCCCAGTGGCTGTGGCTGCCCAGGCACATCCCGATGGAGCGCGCCGACCTGGCCAGCGAATTCAAGGTGCTGGGCAAGGCCAACGTGCTGCTGGCGCTGGGCATGAGCGTGCTGGCGTCCACCAGCCTGTTCAGCGTGTACACCTACATCGCGCCGATCCTGCAGGACGTCACCGGCATCAGCCCCCACGGCGTGACGGTGATGCTGCTGTTGTTCGGCGTCGGCCTGACCGGCGGCAGCATGCTCGGCGGCCGCCTGGCCGACAGCCGCCTGCTGCCGTCGCTGGTGGGCGTGGCGCTGGCGGTGGTGGTGATTCTGGCGGCGTTCAGCCAGACCAGCCGTTCGGCGGTGCCCGCCGCCATCACCCTGGTGCTGTGGGGCGTGTTCGCCTTCGCCCTGTGCCCGATCCTGCAACTGCTGATCATCGACCAGGCCCATGAAGCGCCGAACCTCGGCTCGACCCTGAACCAAAGCGCCTTCAACCTCGGCAATGCGTCGGGCGCGTGGATCGGCGGGCTGGTGGTGGCCAGCGGCGCGGACCTGGCGGACCTGCCGTGGACCGGCGCCCTGGTGGGCGTGCTCACCGTGCTGACGGCGCTTTTCTTCATTTACCTGCAACGCCGGCGCATCGCTGCGGTCAATGCCTGCGGCTGA
- a CDS encoding EamA family transporter, whose product MLATALVLMAALLHAAWNTLIKFSAERLLVVACMDTVALLFVAVALPFANVPPLDIWPWILASAAFELLYRYLLIQAYRAGDLGLVYPLMRGLSPLVVLALTLVFAGEALTAQQIFGILLIPFGMACLLWQGGGGARLPWSMLPVVALIGLCIGCYTYIDGQALRRWSHPLDYLAWVTLLSAWPFPLLAWVAKRPAFGQFWRTQWTLGLAVGFCVLFSYALVLWAMQLGSIAEAAALREISVILVVLFGMRYLKEPFGRPRLLACGLVLIGMLVMKF is encoded by the coding sequence GTGCTGGCGACGGCTCTGGTGTTGATGGCGGCCCTGCTGCATGCGGCGTGGAACACCCTGATCAAGTTCAGCGCCGAGCGCCTGCTGGTGGTGGCCTGCATGGACACGGTGGCGTTGCTGTTCGTCGCGGTGGCGTTGCCTTTCGCGAATGTGCCGCCGCTGGACATCTGGCCGTGGATCCTCGCCTCGGCGGCGTTCGAGCTGCTGTACCGCTACCTGTTGATCCAGGCCTACCGGGCGGGCGACCTCGGGCTGGTCTATCCGTTGATGCGGGGCCTGTCGCCGCTGGTGGTGCTGGCGCTGACCCTGGTCTTCGCCGGGGAAGCGCTCACGGCGCAGCAGATCTTCGGCATCCTGCTGATCCCGTTCGGCATGGCCTGCCTGCTGTGGCAGGGCGGCGGCGGGGCGCGCCTGCCGTGGTCGATGCTGCCGGTGGTGGCGCTGATCGGCCTGTGCATCGGCTGTTACACCTACATCGACGGCCAGGCCCTGCGGCGCTGGTCGCACCCGCTGGATTACCTGGCCTGGGTCACGCTGCTCAGCGCCTGGCCGTTTCCGCTGCTGGCGTGGGTGGCCAAGCGGCCGGCGTTCGGCCAGTTCTGGCGCACGCAGTGGACGCTGGGGCTGGCGGTCGGGTTCTGCGTGTTGTTCAGCTACGCTCTGGTGCTGTGGGCGATGCAGTTGGGCTCGATCGCCGAAGCGGCGGCGCTGCGGGAAATCAGCGTGATCCTGGTGGTGCTGTTCGGCATGCGCTACCTCAAAGAACCTTTCGGCCGGCCGCGGCTCTTAGCCTGTGGGCTGGTGCTGATCGGCATGCTGGTGATGAAGTTCTGA
- a CDS encoding MAPEG family protein, which produces MTVALWCVLIAIFLPYLCTAVAKAVGGYRMSDNHDPRDFLESLNGLARRAHAAQLNSFEVTPAFVAAVIVAHLVGTAELVTVNVLAVLFITSRLLYIICYLADWAVLRSLVWFVGMGLIAAFFVVSA; this is translated from the coding sequence ATGACCGTGGCTTTGTGGTGTGTATTGATCGCGATTTTCTTGCCGTACCTGTGCACTGCCGTGGCCAAGGCCGTCGGCGGCTACAGGATGAGTGACAACCATGATCCCCGGGACTTTCTGGAGAGCCTCAATGGCCTGGCACGGCGGGCCCATGCGGCGCAGCTGAACAGCTTCGAGGTGACGCCGGCCTTCGTCGCCGCCGTGATCGTCGCGCACCTGGTGGGCACCGCTGAACTGGTGACGGTGAACGTGCTGGCGGTGCTGTTCATCACCAGCCGCCTGCTCTACATCATTTGCTACCTGGCGGACTGGGCGGTGCTGCGGTCGCTGGTGTGGTTTGTGGGGATGGGGTTGATTGCGGCGTTCTTCGTGGTTTCGGCCTGA